In a single window of the Pseudomonas oryzihabitans genome:
- the radC gene encoding RadC family protein, which yields MSIKDWPAQERPREKLLEQGAQALTDAELLAIFLRTGVAGKSAVDLARQLLGEFGSLRALLEADLAAFSAHLGLGPAKYSQLQAVLEMGRRHLAEGLKRDSALESPQQVRDYLKARLRHEPHEVFGCLFLDTRHRVLAFEALFHGTIDGASVYPRQVVKRALAHNAAAVILTHNHPSGIAEPSQADRLLTTRLKDALALVDVRVLDHFIVGDGEPLSMAEYGWL from the coding sequence ATGAGCATCAAGGATTGGCCGGCCCAGGAGCGGCCGCGGGAAAAACTGCTGGAACAGGGCGCCCAGGCCCTCACCGACGCTGAGCTACTGGCGATTTTTTTACGCACCGGTGTGGCCGGCAAAAGCGCCGTGGACCTCGCCCGCCAGCTGCTCGGGGAATTCGGCAGCCTGAGAGCCCTGCTGGAAGCCGACCTCGCCGCCTTCAGCGCCCACCTCGGCCTCGGTCCGGCCAAGTACAGCCAGCTGCAGGCGGTGCTGGAAATGGGCCGCCGCCACCTCGCCGAAGGCCTCAAGCGCGACTCGGCGCTGGAAAGCCCCCAGCAGGTCCGCGACTATCTCAAGGCGCGCCTGCGCCACGAACCCCACGAAGTCTTCGGCTGCCTGTTCCTCGACACCCGCCACCGGGTACTGGCCTTCGAGGCGCTGTTCCACGGCACCATCGACGGCGCCAGCGTCTACCCCCGCCAGGTGGTCAAGCGCGCCCTCGCCCACAACGCCGCCGCCGTCATCCTCACACACAACCACCCTTCCGGCATCGCCGAACCCAGCCAGGCCGACCGTCTGCTCACTACACGCCTGAAGGATGCGCTGGCATTGGTCGATGTGCGGGTGCTGGATCATTTCATCGTTGGGGATGGAGAGCCCTTGTCGATGGCGGAATATGGGTGGCTTTGA
- the tssA gene encoding type VI secretion system protein TssA, translating into MTLLSSLAHNYIAVIDQPIEANNFAGEDCRYSPEFERLEAVCQDTQALHRDITPDWAATVEQATVFLREHSKDLRVAVWLTWALQRTQSWTGLEAGLAQLERLLERHWEALHPRKERTRAAALGWLQTRLERLFDTATLNALETSWLQTFSTQLDQLETLLQSRLDEIAPLLLPLIRRLDEQLRRQAQSSAPAESTKTDTPSTANVSTPIAPGPLESDKDAHRLLRQLQEGARNLNGWWLGQRAGDHRALRLNRALLWSGIDSLPAHDAQGVTGLRGLPADRLRLFQERQAAGDVVVLLGELEASLARAPFWLDGQRLAWECLQSLGATGACREIEWPLVLLLERLPGIEALAFHDGQPFADAQTRLWLSGLVTATAPAAQPVAAPGEANRDACAEALAEALAEWRSNGLRSAVRGLQHNSRQAQGERQRLLWDLASVQLLIQARQFELAQLQLAALDAEHGALLARWEPQLALEILQARRQCLEALPVTADSRAQLQQLRPRLCRLDLEAALD; encoded by the coding sequence ATGACTTTATTATCTTCGCTCGCCCACAATTATATAGCGGTCATCGATCAACCCATTGAAGCCAACAACTTCGCTGGCGAAGATTGCCGCTATAGTCCTGAGTTCGAGCGACTCGAAGCGGTCTGTCAGGATACCCAGGCGCTGCATCGCGACATCACCCCGGACTGGGCCGCTACCGTCGAACAGGCGACGGTCTTTCTGCGTGAACACTCCAAGGATCTGCGCGTCGCCGTCTGGCTGACCTGGGCGCTGCAACGCACCCAAAGCTGGACTGGTCTGGAAGCAGGTCTGGCCCAGCTCGAACGTCTGCTGGAGCGCCATTGGGAAGCCTTGCATCCCCGCAAGGAGCGCACTCGCGCGGCAGCCCTCGGTTGGCTACAGACACGTCTGGAGAGGCTGTTCGATACCGCCACCCTGAATGCACTCGAGACCTCTTGGCTGCAGACCTTCAGCACCCAGCTCGATCAGCTGGAAACGCTGCTGCAGTCCCGGCTGGACGAGATAGCGCCGCTGTTGCTGCCCCTGATTCGGCGGTTGGACGAGCAGCTGCGGCGGCAGGCTCAATCCAGCGCACCGGCTGAATCGACCAAAACCGATACCCCGTCCACCGCAAACGTATCCACTCCGATAGCCCCAGGTCCGCTCGAATCGGACAAGGATGCCCATCGCCTCCTGCGCCAGCTCCAGGAAGGCGCCCGCAACCTGAATGGCTGGTGGCTGGGCCAGCGCGCCGGTGATCACCGTGCCCTGCGGCTGAATCGCGCCCTGCTGTGGAGCGGTATCGATAGCCTGCCCGCTCACGACGCCCAGGGTGTCACTGGCTTGCGTGGCCTGCCAGCTGATCGCCTGAGGCTCTTTCAAGAGCGTCAGGCGGCCGGCGACGTCGTGGTGCTGCTTGGCGAGCTGGAGGCCAGCCTGGCGCGCGCACCCTTCTGGCTGGATGGTCAGCGCCTGGCCTGGGAATGCCTGCAGAGTCTAGGCGCCACGGGTGCCTGCCGGGAAATCGAGTGGCCGCTGGTGCTGCTTCTGGAGCGACTGCCAGGCATCGAAGCCCTGGCCTTTCACGACGGCCAGCCCTTTGCCGATGCCCAGACCCGGCTCTGGCTGTCCGGTCTGGTGACGGCGACCGCGCCCGCGGCGCAACCTGTAGCCGCACCAGGCGAAGCGAATCGGGACGCCTGCGCGGAAGCCCTCGCCGAAGCCCTGGCGGAGTGGCGCAGCAACGGACTCAGAAGCGCCGTGCGTGGCCTTCAGCACAACAGCCGTCAGGCCCAGGGCGAGCGCCAGCGTCTGCTCTGGGACCTGGCCAGCGTCCAGTTGCTGATCCAGGCTCGCCAATTCGAATTGGCACAGCTCCAGCTCGCCGCACTGGATGCCGAACACGGCGCCTTGCTGGCGCGCTGGGAGCCACAGCTGGCCTTGGAGATCCTCCAGGCGCGCCGCCAGTGCCTGGAAGCCCTACCCGTCACCGCTGATAGCCGGGCGCAATTGCAACAGCTGCGTCCGCGACTCTGCCGCCTCGATCTCGAAGCGGCGCTCGACTGA
- the tssB gene encoding type VI secretion system contractile sheath small subunit, translating to MAKEGSVALKERINVTVRPASGGAEEELELPLKLMVLGDFTQRADDRKLEDRKLVAVDKDNFDEVMAKQQLGLTLAVPNRLQDGSEEDLAVRLDLKAMADFSPARLVQQVPELKQLMDLRDALVALKGPLGNAPAFRKAIEQVLADPVARETVLGELGLPNQDL from the coding sequence ATGGCCAAAGAAGGCTCGGTTGCCCTGAAAGAACGCATCAACGTCACGGTTCGTCCCGCCAGCGGCGGTGCCGAAGAAGAACTGGAACTGCCCCTCAAGCTCATGGTGCTGGGCGACTTCACCCAGCGCGCCGACGACCGCAAGTTGGAGGACCGCAAGCTGGTGGCCGTGGACAAGGACAACTTCGACGAGGTCATGGCCAAGCAGCAGCTGGGCCTGACCCTGGCCGTGCCCAATCGCCTGCAGGACGGCAGCGAAGAGGATCTGGCCGTACGGCTCGACCTCAAGGCGATGGCCGACTTCAGTCCGGCGCGCCTGGTGCAACAGGTCCCCGAACTCAAGCAACTGATGGATCTGCGCGACGCTCTGGTCGCCCTCAAGGGTCCGCTTGGCAATGCCCCGGCCTTCCGCAAGGCCATCGAACAGGTGCTGGCCGATCCGGTCGCCCGGGAGACGGTGCTCGGCGAACTCGGCTTGCCGAATCAAGACCTCTGA
- the coaBC gene encoding bifunctional phosphopantothenoylcysteine decarboxylase/phosphopantothenate--cysteine ligase CoaBC, whose protein sequence is MQRLHRKRIVLGVGGGIAAYKSAELVRRLKDQGAEVRVVLTRGGREFITPLTLQALSGLPVHLDLLDPAAEAAMGHIELARWADLVLVAPATADVMARLAQGMADDLLTTLVLATDARVALAPAMNQAMWRDPATQANAELLRRRGIALFGPASGSQACGDVGPGRMLEATDLAQLAADCFQRLDLTGRHVVITAGPTQENIDPVRYITNHSSGRMGFALAEAAAEAGARVSLVSGPVHLPTPDRVERIDVISARDMLAACEALMPCDVLIASAAVADYRPEVIAPHKLKKDPTRGDGLLLELVRNPDILATLAGRPDRPFSVGFAAETQNLLEYAQRKLRDKNLDLIVANDVANPAIGFNSQDNAVTVIDRGLHEIRFEQTSKSKIARQLIALISTHLKDTAQTHA, encoded by the coding sequence ATGCAGCGGCTCCATCGTAAACGCATCGTGCTGGGCGTCGGAGGTGGCATCGCCGCTTACAAGAGCGCCGAGCTGGTGCGCCGCCTCAAGGATCAGGGCGCCGAGGTGCGGGTGGTACTGACCCGCGGCGGGCGCGAATTCATCACGCCGCTGACCCTCCAGGCACTGTCCGGGCTGCCGGTGCACCTGGATCTGCTGGATCCGGCCGCCGAAGCGGCCATGGGTCACATCGAGCTGGCCCGCTGGGCCGATCTGGTGCTGGTCGCGCCGGCCACCGCCGATGTGATGGCGCGCCTGGCCCAGGGCATGGCGGACGATCTGCTCACCACCCTGGTGCTGGCCACCGATGCCCGGGTTGCCCTGGCACCAGCCATGAACCAGGCCATGTGGCGCGATCCGGCCACCCAGGCCAATGCCGAGCTCCTGCGCCGCCGCGGTATCGCGCTGTTCGGCCCGGCCAGTGGCAGCCAGGCCTGTGGCGACGTCGGCCCCGGCCGGATGCTGGAAGCCACCGACCTGGCCCAGCTCGCCGCCGACTGCTTCCAGCGCCTGGACCTGACCGGTCGCCATGTGGTCATCACCGCCGGCCCGACCCAGGAAAACATCGACCCGGTGCGCTACATCACCAACCACAGCTCCGGCCGCATGGGCTTCGCCCTGGCGGAAGCGGCGGCGGAGGCGGGCGCCCGCGTCAGCCTGGTGAGTGGCCCCGTGCATTTGCCGACGCCCGATCGCGTCGAGCGCATCGACGTGATCAGCGCCCGCGACATGCTGGCGGCCTGCGAGGCGCTAATGCCCTGCGACGTGCTCATCGCCTCGGCGGCGGTGGCGGACTATCGCCCCGAGGTCATCGCGCCGCATAAGCTGAAGAAGGACCCCACCCGTGGCGACGGCCTGCTGCTGGAGCTGGTGCGCAACCCAGACATCCTCGCCACCCTGGCGGGGCGCCCGGATCGGCCCTTCAGCGTCGGCTTTGCCGCGGAAACCCAGAACCTGCTGGAGTACGCCCAGCGCAAGCTGCGCGACAAGAATCTCGACCTCATCGTCGCCAACGACGTGGCCAATCCGGCCATCGGCTTCAACAGCCAAGACAATGCGGTCACCGTGATCGACCGTGGCCTGCACGAGATCCGCTTCGAGCAGACCAGCAAGAGCAAGATCGCCCGCCAGCTCATCGCCCTGATTTCCACCCACCTCAAAGACACCGCTCAGACTCATGCATAG
- the tssE gene encoding type VI secretion system baseplate subunit TssE — MSHGSLFERLAGTRAQGSPFEALSTSVAGHLAKMLSTRAGSVPIQADYGLPDLNDLRLSLHDSLQRACLAIEHFVAAYEPRLSEVKVLPLPREGTTLAFALEGQLELDGQRRPIRFTASLDGSGQVRVNQG, encoded by the coding sequence ATGAGCCACGGCAGTCTGTTCGAACGCCTGGCCGGCACGCGCGCCCAGGGTTCGCCCTTCGAAGCCCTGAGCACCTCGGTAGCCGGGCACCTGGCGAAGATGCTCAGTACTCGTGCCGGCAGCGTACCAATTCAGGCCGATTACGGACTGCCCGATCTCAACGACCTGCGGCTGTCGCTGCACGATTCGCTACAGCGGGCATGCCTGGCCATCGAGCATTTCGTCGCCGCCTATGAGCCACGCTTGTCCGAGGTGAAGGTCCTGCCCTTGCCGCGGGAAGGCACCACCCTGGCCTTTGCACTGGAAGGCCAGCTCGAACTTGACGGCCAGCGTCGTCCCATCCGTTTCACCGCCAGCCTGGATGGCAGCGGTCAGGTCAGGGTCAATCAGGGATAG
- the tssG gene encoding type VI secretion system baseplate subunit TssG: MDTAHGSAAADLNRSALCRDIREYSLFQGIGQVLGQLQRLAPALTEDQLYERLEFHGNPSLAFPGSDIERLEFIEAADGLRARLQLNLVALMGSGSPLPAFYSEQALGDGEPGRTTRDFLDLFNHRLHRLLLPIWRKYRYHARFREAARDELSARLFSLIGLGDSSLRQAPELNWKRLLPYLGLLSLKVHSAALIEAVLRYYFEQHALHLEQCLERTVTIPAEQHSRLGQATARLGQTGVLGVQVRDRGGKFRLHLLELDWNAFHAFLPAGAHYTALRALLRFILRDPLDHDLCLHLRRDALQEWRLDDASPCRLGWTTWLGLGHAKGQVTLACNR; the protein is encoded by the coding sequence ATGGACACCGCGCATGGGTCAGCAGCCGCTGATCTGAATCGCTCAGCCCTGTGCCGCGACATTCGCGAGTACTCGCTGTTCCAGGGTATCGGGCAGGTGCTTGGACAGTTGCAGCGCCTGGCGCCAGCGCTCACTGAAGACCAGCTCTATGAGCGTCTGGAGTTCCATGGCAATCCCAGCCTGGCCTTTCCCGGCAGCGATATCGAACGCCTGGAGTTCATCGAGGCGGCCGACGGCCTACGCGCACGCCTGCAACTCAACCTAGTCGCGCTGATGGGCAGCGGTTCGCCGCTGCCCGCCTTCTACAGCGAGCAGGCACTCGGCGATGGTGAGCCGGGTCGCACCACCCGCGACTTTCTTGATCTGTTCAACCATCGGCTGCATCGCCTGCTGCTACCGATCTGGCGCAAATACCGCTATCACGCCCGCTTTCGCGAAGCCGCGCGCGACGAGTTGTCCGCTCGGCTGTTCAGTCTCATCGGCTTGGGCGACAGCAGTCTGCGCCAGGCGCCGGAACTGAACTGGAAGCGCCTGCTGCCCTATCTCGGCCTGCTCAGTCTCAAGGTGCATTCGGCGGCACTTATCGAGGCCGTGCTGCGCTACTACTTCGAGCAGCACGCGCTGCACCTGGAGCAATGCCTGGAGCGCACGGTAACCATTCCCGCCGAGCAGCACTCACGCCTGGGCCAAGCCACTGCCCGACTCGGCCAGACCGGGGTCTTGGGTGTGCAGGTGCGTGATCGCGGTGGCAAGTTCCGTCTGCACCTGCTCGAGCTGGACTGGAACGCCTTTCATGCCTTCCTGCCCGCCGGCGCCCACTACACCGCCTTGCGCGCCCTGCTGCGCTTCATCCTGCGCGACCCGCTGGACCATGACCTCTGCCTGCACCTGCGCCGGGATGCGCTGCAGGAATGGCGCCTGGATGACGCCAGCCCCTGCCGGTTGGGTTGGACCACCTGGCTCGGCCTCGGCCACGCCAAGGGTCAGGTCACCCTGGCCTGCAACCGTTAA
- the algC gene encoding phosphomannomutase/phosphoglucomutase: MSTTPQAPQLNASIFRAYDIRGVVGDSLTAEAAYWIGRAIGSESLARGEPNVAVGRDGRLSGPELVAQLIKGVADSGANVSDVGMVPTPVLYYAANVLEGKSGVMLTGSHNPPDYNGFKIVIAGETLANESIQRLRERIETGEVASGQGQIKQVDVLKSYADYIRNDVVLAKKLKVVVDAGNGVAAVNAPQLIESLGCEVIPLFCEVDGNFPNHHPDPGKPENLEDLIAKVKETGADLGLAFDGDGDRVGVVTNEGKIIYPDQLLMLFAKDVVSRNPGADIIFDVKCTRRLNNLIAGYGGRPIMWKTGHSLIKKKMKETGALLAGEMSGHVFFKERWFGFDDGIYSAVRLLEILSQEKSSAQQVFDTFPVDISTPEINIQVTEENKFGIIETLQRDAQWGDAQITTLDGVRVDYQHGWGLVRASNTTPVLVLRFEAETLEELERIKTVFRKQLLAVQPDLNLPF, from the coding sequence ATGAGCACTACCCCGCAAGCCCCCCAACTCAACGCCAGCATCTTCCGCGCCTACGACATCCGTGGCGTGGTGGGTGACTCCCTGACTGCCGAAGCCGCCTACTGGATCGGGCGCGCCATCGGCTCGGAGAGCCTGGCGCGTGGCGAGCCCAACGTGGCCGTCGGCCGTGATGGCCGTCTGTCCGGCCCCGAACTGGTCGCCCAACTGATCAAGGGCGTGGCCGATAGCGGCGCCAATGTCAGCGATGTCGGCATGGTGCCGACCCCGGTGCTCTACTACGCAGCCAACGTGCTCGAAGGCAAGTCCGGCGTCATGCTGACCGGCAGCCACAACCCGCCGGACTACAACGGCTTCAAGATCGTCATCGCTGGCGAGACCCTGGCTAACGAATCCATCCAGCGTCTGCGCGAGCGCATCGAGACCGGCGAAGTAGCCAGCGGCCAGGGCCAGATCAAGCAGGTCGACGTGCTCAAGAGCTACGCCGACTACATCCGCAACGACGTGGTGCTGGCCAAGAAGCTCAAGGTCGTGGTGGACGCCGGCAACGGTGTCGCCGCGGTCAATGCACCCCAGCTGATCGAATCCCTGGGCTGTGAGGTCATCCCGCTGTTCTGCGAGGTGGATGGCAACTTCCCCAACCACCATCCGGATCCGGGTAAGCCCGAGAACCTGGAAGATCTGATCGCCAAGGTCAAGGAAACCGGCGCCGACCTGGGCCTGGCCTTTGATGGCGACGGCGACCGCGTGGGCGTGGTGACCAACGAAGGCAAGATCATCTACCCCGACCAGCTGCTGATGCTGTTCGCCAAGGACGTGGTCTCCCGCAACCCGGGCGCCGACATCATCTTCGACGTCAAATGCACCCGTCGCCTGAACAACCTCATCGCCGGCTACGGCGGTCGTCCCATCATGTGGAAGACCGGCCACTCGCTGATCAAGAAGAAGATGAAGGAAACCGGCGCCCTGCTGGCCGGCGAGATGAGCGGCCACGTGTTCTTCAAGGAGCGCTGGTTCGGTTTCGACGACGGCATCTACAGCGCCGTGCGTCTGCTGGAGATCCTCAGCCAGGAGAAGAGCAGCGCCCAACAGGTGTTCGATACCTTCCCGGTAGACATCTCCACCCCGGAGATCAATATCCAGGTGACCGAAGAGAACAAGTTCGGCATCATCGAAACCCTGCAGCGCGACGCCCAGTGGGGCGATGCCCAGATCACCACCCTGGACGGCGTCCGCGTCGATTACCAGCACGGTTGGGGCCTGGTGCGTGCATCCAACACCACGCCGGTGCTGGTGCTGCGTTTCGAGGCGGAAACCCTCGAGGAGCTGGAGCGCATCAAGACGGTGTTCCGCAAGCAGTTGCTGGCGGTGCAGCCGGATCTGAACCTGCCGTTCTGA
- the tssC gene encoding type VI secretion system contractile sheath large subunit produces the protein MTDTLLQQHPAHSAADSGILDRIIAETRLAPHDEGYGVARRGISAFIEELLKPHNAQQPVKKALVDRMIAEIDEKLSRQVDEILHHEAFQSLEAAWRGLRLLVDRTDFRENNRIEMLSVSKQDLLEDFEDSPDIVQSGLYKHVYTAEFGQFGGEPVGAIIANYDFDPTAPDIRTLQQVAAVSAMAHAPFIAAAGPRFFGLESFTGLPDLKDLKDHFDGPQFAKWQSFREQEDARYIGLTLPRFLLRTPYDPEENPVKTFAYRENVSQSHGHYLWGNTAYAFATRLTHSFAKYRWCPNIVGPQSGGAVEDLPLHHFESMGEIETKIPTEVLISDRREYELADAGFIALTMRKGSDNAAFFSACSTQKPKVYGNSEEGRAAELNYKLGTQLPYLFIVSRLAHYLKVLQREQLGGTKERTDLELELNKWIRQFVADQENPSAEVRGRRPLRSASIRVSDVEGNPGWFRVGLSVRPHFKYQGADFTLSLVGKLDKE, from the coding sequence ATGACCGATACCCTGCTCCAGCAGCATCCTGCCCACAGCGCCGCAGACAGCGGCATTCTCGATCGCATCATCGCCGAGACCCGCCTGGCGCCCCATGACGAAGGCTATGGCGTAGCCAGGCGCGGCATCTCCGCCTTCATCGAGGAATTGCTCAAGCCGCACAATGCCCAGCAGCCGGTAAAGAAGGCGCTGGTCGACCGGATGATCGCGGAGATCGACGAGAAGCTCAGCCGGCAGGTCGACGAGATCCTGCACCACGAAGCGTTCCAGTCCCTGGAAGCCGCCTGGCGCGGCCTGCGTCTACTGGTGGACCGTACCGACTTCCGCGAAAACAACCGGATCGAGATGCTCAGCGTTTCCAAGCAGGATCTGCTGGAAGATTTCGAGGACTCCCCGGACATCGTCCAGTCAGGCCTCTACAAGCACGTCTACACGGCCGAATTCGGTCAGTTCGGCGGCGAGCCGGTCGGCGCTATCATCGCCAACTACGACTTCGACCCCACCGCGCCGGACATTCGCACCCTGCAACAGGTGGCGGCGGTCTCGGCCATGGCCCATGCGCCCTTCATTGCTGCGGCCGGGCCACGCTTCTTCGGCCTGGAAAGCTTTACCGGTCTGCCCGACCTGAAGGATCTCAAGGATCACTTCGATGGTCCGCAATTCGCCAAGTGGCAGAGTTTCCGGGAGCAGGAAGACGCCCGGTATATCGGCCTGACCCTGCCACGCTTTCTGCTGCGGACGCCCTATGATCCGGAGGAGAATCCGGTCAAGACCTTCGCCTATCGCGAGAACGTCAGTCAGAGCCACGGCCATTATCTCTGGGGCAATACCGCCTACGCCTTCGCCACCCGCCTGACCCACAGCTTCGCCAAGTACCGCTGGTGCCCGAACATCGTTGGCCCCCAAAGCGGCGGCGCCGTCGAGGACCTGCCGCTGCATCACTTCGAGAGCATGGGTGAGATCGAGACCAAGATCCCTACCGAGGTGTTGATTTCCGATCGCCGCGAATACGAACTGGCCGATGCCGGCTTCATTGCCCTGACCATGCGCAAGGGCAGCGACAACGCCGCCTTCTTCTCCGCCTGCTCGACGCAGAAGCCCAAGGTCTACGGTAATAGCGAAGAAGGTCGCGCCGCCGAGCTGAACTACAAGCTTGGCACCCAGTTGCCCTATCTGTTCATCGTCAGCCGCCTGGCGCACTACCTGAAAGTACTGCAGCGCGAGCAACTGGGCGGCACCAAGGAACGTACCGATCTCGAACTGGAACTCAACAAATGGATCCGCCAGTTCGTTGCCGACCAGGAGAATCCCAGCGCCGAGGTGCGCGGGCGCCGACCGTTGCGCTCAGCCAGCATTCGCGTCAGCGATGTCGAGGGCAACCCGGGCTGGTTCCGCGTGGGTCTGAGTGTGCGGCCGCACTTCAAGTATCAGGGCGCCGATTTCACCCTGTCGCTGGTCGGCAAGCTGGACAAGGAGTAA
- the tssF gene encoding type VI secretion system baseplate subunit TssF, which yields MSFNHYYQSELAELRQLGARFAERNPALAPFLSQGGQDPDVERLLEGFAFLTGRLRQKLDDELPELTHSLLNLLWPHYLRPLPSCAILEFESLPAPGVAVAVPRGTEVESRPLDEVSCRFRTCFGIDIQPLRVDELSFAQQGAGACMTLRLGITGSGTLEDLDLCQLPLHLAGDRTLSQDLYLALLHNLAGLTLVPVDAAGQPLTDEHGRERALSLAIDQIQPLGFGEEEALLPYPPNAFRGYRHLQEYFAFPEKFLFVSIQGLTVLRTLPDSVRRQAQGLTLRFDITRIARQPRLPTRDNLRLHCVPVVNLFRHDALPIRLDGKRDEYPLFPAGHGREHLGVFAVERVTGWQPGGLGHRDYLPFESFAHDLSFGGQKRRPHYAVRQRTALLHSGIDTYLAFGEASADQDTLSIELTCTNQNLPQRLRAGDLCLPTESTPGGLVFRNLARPTASHAPVLSGDRLWQLVSNLSLNYLSLTDVAALRTVLASYDLPRQHDRQAERVSRQRLAALRSISHRPVDRLYRGLPIRGIATQLDMDASGFRSEGELYLFASVLNEFFALYASLNSFHQLSVRSLQGEVYLWTPRMGQQPLI from the coding sequence ATGTCCTTCAATCACTACTACCAGAGCGAACTGGCGGAATTGCGCCAGTTGGGGGCACGCTTCGCCGAGCGTAATCCTGCCCTCGCGCCCTTCCTTAGCCAGGGTGGCCAGGATCCAGATGTCGAGCGGCTGTTGGAGGGCTTCGCCTTTCTCACTGGTCGGCTACGACAAAAGCTCGACGACGAACTGCCAGAGCTGACCCATTCGCTGCTCAATTTGCTCTGGCCGCATTACCTCAGGCCACTACCGAGCTGCGCCATCCTTGAATTCGAGTCGCTGCCTGCACCTGGCGTAGCAGTCGCGGTTCCACGTGGAACGGAAGTGGAATCCAGACCGCTGGATGAGGTGAGCTGCCGCTTTCGTACCTGCTTCGGCATCGACATCCAGCCGCTACGGGTGGATGAATTGAGCTTTGCTCAGCAAGGCGCAGGCGCGTGCATGACGCTACGCTTGGGAATCACCGGCAGTGGCACCCTGGAAGACCTGGATCTGTGTCAGCTGCCACTGCACTTGGCTGGTGACCGTACGCTCAGCCAAGATCTTTATCTTGCACTGCTGCACAACCTGGCCGGCTTGACCCTGGTTCCCGTGGACGCTGCGGGCCAACCGCTGACCGATGAGCACGGTCGCGAGCGTGCCCTGTCGCTCGCCATCGACCAGATTCAACCCCTGGGTTTCGGTGAAGAAGAGGCACTCCTGCCCTATCCGCCCAATGCCTTCCGCGGCTATCGGCACCTACAGGAATACTTCGCCTTCCCGGAGAAATTCCTCTTTGTCTCGATTCAGGGGCTCACGGTACTACGCACGCTGCCGGACAGCGTGCGTCGCCAAGCACAGGGCCTGACGTTGCGCTTCGATATCACCCGAATCGCCCGGCAACCGCGCCTGCCCACGCGTGACAATCTTCGGCTGCACTGCGTACCGGTGGTCAATCTGTTCCGTCATGATGCCCTGCCGATTCGGCTCGACGGCAAGCGGGACGAATACCCACTGTTCCCGGCTGGCCATGGCCGCGAGCATCTGGGCGTCTTTGCCGTGGAGCGGGTGACCGGCTGGCAACCAGGCGGCCTGGGCCATCGTGACTATCTACCCTTCGAATCCTTCGCCCATGACCTGAGCTTTGGTGGCCAGAAGCGTCGACCGCACTATGCGGTGCGCCAGCGCACCGCGCTGCTGCACAGCGGCATCGATACCTACCTGGCCTTTGGTGAGGCAAGCGCCGACCAGGACACCCTGTCCATCGAGCTGACCTGCACCAACCAGAACCTGCCTCAGCGGCTGCGCGCCGGCGACCTTTGCCTGCCCACCGAGAGCACCCCGGGCGGCCTGGTCTTTCGCAACCTGGCCAGGCCGACCGCCAGTCACGCGCCGGTGCTGTCCGGCGACCGACTGTGGCAGCTGGTCTCCAACCTGTCGCTCAACTATCTGTCGCTCACCGACGTGGCGGCGCTGCGCACGGTGCTGGCCAGTTACGACCTGCCCCGCCAGCACGACCGCCAGGCCGAGCGCGTCAGCCGCCAGCGCCTAGCCGCACTGCGGAGCATCAGCCATCGCCCGGTGGATCGTCTCTACCGGGGCCTGCCGATCCGCGGCATAGCCACCCAGTTGGACATGGATGCCAGTGGCTTTCGCAGCGAAGGCGAGCTGTACCTGTTCGCCAGCGTGCTCAACGAGTTCTTCGCGCTCTACGCCAGCCTGAACTCCTTCCATCAACTCAGCGTTCGCAGCCTGCAGGGAGAGGTGTATCTATGGACACCGCGCATGGGTCAGCAGCCGCTGATCTGA
- the dut gene encoding dUTP diphosphatase — MHSLQAKILDPRLGRDFPLPSYATPGSAGLDLRAMLQEELVLEPGQTALIPTGLAIHVADPSLAALILPRSGLGHKHGIVLGNLVGLIDSDYQGELMVSCWNRGQTTFTVSIGERIAQLMLVPVVQAHFDIVESFTETERGTGGFGHSGTR, encoded by the coding sequence ATGCATAGCCTTCAAGCCAAGATCCTCGACCCGCGCCTGGGGCGCGATTTCCCGCTGCCGTCCTACGCCACGCCCGGTTCGGCCGGCCTCGACCTGCGCGCCATGCTGCAGGAGGAACTGGTGCTGGAGCCGGGCCAGACCGCGCTGATCCCCACGGGGCTCGCCATCCATGTCGCCGATCCGTCGCTGGCGGCGCTGATCCTGCCGCGCTCGGGGCTGGGCCATAAGCACGGCATCGTGCTGGGCAATCTGGTCGGCCTGATCGACTCGGACTACCAGGGCGAACTCATGGTCTCCTGCTGGAATCGCGGCCAGACCACCTTCACCGTGAGCATCGGCGAACGTATCGCCCAGCTGATGCTCGTACCTGTGGTGCAGGCGCACTTCGACATCGTCGAGAGCTTTACCGAGACCGAACGTGGTACCGGCGGCTTCGGGCACTCCGGTACCCGCTGA